CATTGTTTTGAAGATTGTAGAATGTGCGAGAGTAGCTTATGTGTTGCAAACTGCTCGAATGTAGTTGATGTAGCAGCTTCAGGTGTTCGGACTGTCGCATAGATGCCGTCAGGATTGCCAAGAGCATAGAGCAAATTCCCTAGCTCTCGTTGTACATCAGGAGTTGCCCCAGTTAATGCAAGTTGCTGCTGAATTGATTCAATGGTTACTTGAACATACTTGATTGGACGATCAAGTACCCGTGAGAGAACCGCAACGATTTCAGACAGCGTTAAATTTTCTGGTCCCATCAAATTGTGTGTCCATTGTCCTGCCCAGTGCGTGTCAAGCAAATATTTTGCAGCTTCATCCCCGATGTCGTCTGTACTAATCCAAGGGATATCATGGTCACTGGCATAGGGAAAGTAGACAGTGTGGTCTCGCTGAATAAACTGGACTTGCTCTAGAAAATTCTCCATGAAATAGCCAGGACGTAGGTGCAGCACATTTGAGCAAGCTTGGTTGAAGATCGATTCAACGCTTCCAATGAATGTAACTGTTCCTAAATCTGGTCCTGCACCTGCACCTAAGCTAGAAATGTTGACCACTCGTTCAATGTGGTTTTCGCGCACAGCTTTAGCCCCGCTCATTGCCGTCTGAATGTACCAGTCGCCTAAGCTAATTGCGTCCATTTTGGGTGGAGTCAGCCAAAACAAAGCATCTGCATTCTGCGTCGCCTCGATCAATCCTTGGGTATCATCGCTGCTGATAGGCTTAGCGATCGCACCTTGAACGACTAAATCGGCTAACTTCTCTGGCTGTCGTGTCAGCAGAATGGTTTGAGCTCCAGCCTGGACGACTTTCTCTGCGGTGCGTCGTCCAATGTTGCCGGAAGCGGCAGCAATCACAATCTTCATATTCTTTACTCTGTACGATCGACATTGAAAGATTGGCTCAAATTTTCTGTGCTACCCCATGCCTCAAGCGCGGGCATCGGGTTCCAATATTCGCGGTAGTGAATGATCCTGCCTTCCCTAATTTCCAGTCGCATCACGTAATCTTGTTGATAGTGACGACCCGTGGAAACAATGTCGGCTTCTCCATGAACCTCAGCCAATACAACATCCGGGTTTGATGTTGGGTAAACCTGAATGTTGCTAAACACCAAGTTTTGCATTTGTGCTGGTACGT
The genomic region above belongs to Phormidium ambiguum IAM M-71 and contains:
- a CDS encoding NmrA family NAD(P)-binding protein yields the protein MKIVIAAASGNIGRRTAEKVVQAGAQTILLTRQPEKLADLVVQGAIAKPISSDDTQGLIEATQNADALFWLTPPKMDAISLGDWYIQTAMSGAKAVRENHIERVVNISSLGAGAGPDLGTVTFIGSVESIFNQACSNVLHLRPGYFMENFLEQVQFIQRDHTVYFPYASDHDIPWISTDDIGDEAAKYLLDTHWAGQWTHNLMGPENLTLSEIVAVLSRVLDRPIKYVQVTIESIQQQLALTGATPDVQRELGNLLYALGNPDGIYATVRTPEAATSTTFEQFATHKLLSHILQSSKQ
- a CDS encoding nuclear transport factor 2 family protein yields the protein MSHVPEKMHLNDETKENPMQLTPDQDQQTATQVLTALLSVVGKDVQAWLDLFVENAVIEFPYASTTPGRLEGKEALYNYMKDVPAQMQNLVFSNIQVYPTSNPDVVLAEVHGEADIVSTGRHYQQDYVMRLEIREGRIIHYREYWNPMPALEAWGSTENLSQSFNVDRTE